One window of the Salmo trutta chromosome 35, fSalTru1.1, whole genome shotgun sequence genome contains the following:
- the LOC115175146 gene encoding zinc finger protein 395-like isoform X3, whose translation MDEIMAAMVLTSMSCSPVVQSSPQSLNDPVPGPSSGGGDMECGGRDMECGGGELSDSGSSGYWSWDHDNVSPALSLSVIEMDSSPDDGLHTELEQGVELNVAKRSKSSFRGAYRCLWPSCGKVLTSSVRMKRHVRVLHLGSGSEQSHREEDFYYTKFSCKAPPGLVPALSSHVPWASCGSPPRPGPGSCLQIPSSTSSSPSGSGSSRPSSGPGSNPGSGSSRPSSGPVSTPGSGSSRPSSRLSSGPVSTPGPGSSRPCSVPGSTPGSAPDQPSPLSQSAPSSFSQIQTDHLYQACTPLQVTVSCHNPAPCCWTPPPLTVSNQHSHHNSQVVRGRCRSVSIGEQWLQQNSATNRLTTTRAASPSRSHCSFRKGRGEAKTFLVYHPFRKGRGEAKTFIMYHPCRKGRGRPKRLLCIIPVGRDEGRPKRLLCIIPVGRDEGGQNVYYVSSL comes from the exons ATGGATGAGATCATGGCAGCTATGGTTCTGACCAGTATGTCATGCAGCCCTGTGGTCCAGAGCTCTCCTCAGAGTCTGAATGACCCTGTACCAG GTCCATCATCAGGGGGCGGAGACATGGAGTGTGGGGGCAGAGACATGGAGTGTGGGGGCGGGGAGCTGTCTGACAGCGGCAGCAGTGGCTACTGGAGCTGGGACCACGACAACGTTAGTCCCGCTCTGTCCCTGTCCGTCATCGAGATGGACAGCAGCCCCGACGACGGACTGCACACGGAGCTGGAGCAGGGTGTGGAGCTAAATGTAGCCAAGAGGTCAAAG AGTTCTTTCAGAGGAGCGTACAGGTGTCTGTGGCCCAGCTGTGGCAAGGTGCTCACATCTTCAGTACGGATGAAGAGACATGTCCGTGTGCTGCACCTCGG cagtggaTCGGAGCAGTCCCACAGAGAGGAGGATTTCTACTACACTAAGTTCTCCTGCAAAGCTCCACCAGGCCTCGTCCCAGCCTTGTCCTCTCACGTCCCATGGGCGTCCTGTGGCTCCCCTCCACGTCCTGGTCCAGGTTCCTGTCTCCAGATCCCCTCCTCTACCTCGTCCTCACCCTCAGGGTCAGGCAGCTCCAGGCCCAGCTCAGGCCCAGGGTCAAACCCAGGGTCAGGCAGCTCCAGGCCCAGCTCAGGCCCAGTGTCAACCCCAGGGTCAGGCAgctccaggcccagctccaggcTCAGCTCAGGCCCAGTGTCAACCCCAGGGCCAGGCAGCTCCAGGCCCTGCTCAGTCCCAGGGTCAACCCCAGGGTCAG CTCCAGACCAGCCCAGCCCTCTCAGCCAGTCTGCCCCCAGTTCCTTTTCGCAGATACAGACAGACCACCTGTATCAG GCCTGCACTCCCCTCCAGGTGACGGTGTCCTGTCACAACCCCGCCCCCTGTTGTTggacccctccccctctcaccgTCTCTAACCAGCACAGTCACCACAACTCCCAG GTGGTGAGGGGTCGCTGCAGGTCTGTGAGTATAGGAGAACAGTGGCTACAACAGAACAGCGCCACCAACAGGCTAACGACCACGAGAGCAGCCTCCCCGTCACGCTCTCACTGCTCCTTCAG GAAGGGACGAGGGGAGGCCAAAACGTTTCTTGTGTATCATCCCTTTAGGAAGGGACGAGGGGAGGCTAAAACGTTTATTATGTATCATCCCTGTAGGAAGGGACGAGGGAGGCCAAAACGTTTATTATGTATCATCCCTGTAGGAAGGGACGAGGGGAGGCCAAAACGTTTATTATGTATCATCCCTGTAGGAAGGGACGAGGGAGGCCAAAACGTTTATTATGTATCATCCCTGTAG
- the LOC115175146 gene encoding zinc finger protein 395-like isoform X2 gives MDEIMAAMVLTSMSCSPVVQSSPQSLNDPVPGPSSGGGDMECGGRDMECGGGELSDSGSSGYWSWDHDNVSPALSLSVIEMDSSPDDGLHTELEQGVELNVAKRSKSSFRGAYRCLWPSCGKVLTSSVRMKRHVRVLHLGSGSEQSHREEDFYYTKFSCKAPPGLVPALSSHVPWASCGSPPRPGPGSCLQIPSSTSSSPSGSGSSRPSSGPGSNPGSGSSRPSSGPVSTPGSGSSRPSSRLSSGPVSTPGPGSSRPCSVPGSTPGSGSSRPSSRPSSGPVSTPGPGSSRPCSGPVSTPGPGSSRPSSGPGSTPGSTPGSTPGSAPGSAPDQPSPLSQSAPSSFSQIQTDHLYQACTPLQVTVSCHNPAPCCWTPPPLTVSNQHSHHNSQVVRGRCRSVSIGEQWLQQNSATNRLTTTRAASPSRSHCSFRKGRGEAKKCRKVYGVERKEQWCTACRWKKACQRFPD, from the exons ATGGATGAGATCATGGCAGCTATGGTTCTGACCAGTATGTCATGCAGCCCTGTGGTCCAGAGCTCTCCTCAGAGTCTGAATGACCCTGTACCAG GTCCATCATCAGGGGGCGGAGACATGGAGTGTGGGGGCAGAGACATGGAGTGTGGGGGCGGGGAGCTGTCTGACAGCGGCAGCAGTGGCTACTGGAGCTGGGACCACGACAACGTTAGTCCCGCTCTGTCCCTGTCCGTCATCGAGATGGACAGCAGCCCCGACGACGGACTGCACACGGAGCTGGAGCAGGGTGTGGAGCTAAATGTAGCCAAGAGGTCAAAG AGTTCTTTCAGAGGAGCGTACAGGTGTCTGTGGCCCAGCTGTGGCAAGGTGCTCACATCTTCAGTACGGATGAAGAGACATGTCCGTGTGCTGCACCTCGG cagtggaTCGGAGCAGTCCCACAGAGAGGAGGATTTCTACTACACTAAGTTCTCCTGCAAAGCTCCACCAGGCCTCGTCCCAGCCTTGTCCTCTCACGTCCCATGGGCGTCCTGTGGCTCCCCTCCACGTCCTGGTCCAGGTTCCTGTCTCCAGATCCCCTCCTCTACCTCGTCCTCACCCTCAGGGTCAGGCAGCTCCAGGCCCAGCTCAGGCCCAGGGTCAAACCCAGGGTCAGGCAGCTCCAGGCCCAGCTCAGGCCCAGTGTCAACCCCAGGGTCAGGCAgctccaggcccagctccaggcTCAGCTCAGGCCCAGTGTCAACCCCAGGGCCAGGCAGCTCCAGGCCCTGCTCAGTCCCAGGGTCAACCCCAGGGTCAGGCAgctccaggcccagctccaggcCCAGCTCAGGCCCAGTGTCAACCCCAGGGCCAGGCAGCTCCAGGCCCTGCTCAGGCCCAGTGTCAACCCCAGGGCCAGGCAGCTCCAGGCCCAGCTCAGGCCCAGGGTCAACCCCAGGGTCAACCCCAGGGTCAACCCCAGGGTCAGCTCCAGGGTCAGCTCCAGACCAGCCCAGCCCTCTCAGCCAGTCTGCCCCCAGTTCCTTTTCGCAGATACAGACAGACCACCTGTATCAG GCCTGCACTCCCCTCCAGGTGACGGTGTCCTGTCACAACCCCGCCCCCTGTTGTTggacccctccccctctcaccgTCTCTAACCAGCACAGTCACCACAACTCCCAG GTGGTGAGGGGTCGCTGCAGGTCTGTGAGTATAGGAGAACAGTGGCTACAACAGAACAGCGCCACCAACAGGCTAACGACCACGAGAGCAGCCTCCCCGTCACGCTCTCACTGCTCCTTCAG GAAGGGACGAGGGGAGGCCAAAAAGTGTCGTAAGGTGTACGGAGTGGAGCGTAAGGAGCAGTGGTGCACGGCCTGCCGCTGGAAGAAAGCGTGCCAGCGCTTCCCTGACTAA
- the LOC115175146 gene encoding zinc finger protein 395-like isoform X1, producing MDEIMAAMVLTSMSCSPVVQSSPQSLNDPVPGPSSGGGDMECGGRDMECGGGELSDSGSSGYWSWDHDNVSPALSLSVIEMDSSPDDGLHTELEQGVELNVAKRSKSSFRGAYRCLWPSCGKVLTSSVRMKRHVRVLHLGSGSEQSHREEDFYYTKFSCKAPPGLVPALSSHVPWASCGSPPRPGPGSCLQIPSSTSSSPSGSGSSRPSSGPGSNPGSGSSRPSSGPVSTPGSGSSRPSSRLSSGPVSTPGPGSSRPCSVPGSTPGSGSSRPSSRPSSGPVSTPGPGSSRPCSGPVSTPGPGSSRPSSGPGSTPGSTPGSTPGSAPGSAPDQPSPLSQSAPSSFSQIQTDHLYQACTPLQVTVSCHNPAPCCWTPPPLTVSNQHSHHNSQVVRGRCRSVSIGEQWLQQNSATNRLTTTRAASPSRSHCSFRKGRGEAKTFLVYHPFRKGRGEAKTFIMYHPCRKGRGRPKRLLCIIPVGRDEGRPKRLLCIIPVGRDEGGQNVYYVSSL from the exons ATGGATGAGATCATGGCAGCTATGGTTCTGACCAGTATGTCATGCAGCCCTGTGGTCCAGAGCTCTCCTCAGAGTCTGAATGACCCTGTACCAG GTCCATCATCAGGGGGCGGAGACATGGAGTGTGGGGGCAGAGACATGGAGTGTGGGGGCGGGGAGCTGTCTGACAGCGGCAGCAGTGGCTACTGGAGCTGGGACCACGACAACGTTAGTCCCGCTCTGTCCCTGTCCGTCATCGAGATGGACAGCAGCCCCGACGACGGACTGCACACGGAGCTGGAGCAGGGTGTGGAGCTAAATGTAGCCAAGAGGTCAAAG AGTTCTTTCAGAGGAGCGTACAGGTGTCTGTGGCCCAGCTGTGGCAAGGTGCTCACATCTTCAGTACGGATGAAGAGACATGTCCGTGTGCTGCACCTCGG cagtggaTCGGAGCAGTCCCACAGAGAGGAGGATTTCTACTACACTAAGTTCTCCTGCAAAGCTCCACCAGGCCTCGTCCCAGCCTTGTCCTCTCACGTCCCATGGGCGTCCTGTGGCTCCCCTCCACGTCCTGGTCCAGGTTCCTGTCTCCAGATCCCCTCCTCTACCTCGTCCTCACCCTCAGGGTCAGGCAGCTCCAGGCCCAGCTCAGGCCCAGGGTCAAACCCAGGGTCAGGCAGCTCCAGGCCCAGCTCAGGCCCAGTGTCAACCCCAGGGTCAGGCAgctccaggcccagctccaggcTCAGCTCAGGCCCAGTGTCAACCCCAGGGCCAGGCAGCTCCAGGCCCTGCTCAGTCCCAGGGTCAACCCCAGGGTCAGGCAgctccaggcccagctccaggcCCAGCTCAGGCCCAGTGTCAACCCCAGGGCCAGGCAGCTCCAGGCCCTGCTCAGGCCCAGTGTCAACCCCAGGGCCAGGCAGCTCCAGGCCCAGCTCAGGCCCAGGGTCAACCCCAGGGTCAACCCCAGGGTCAACCCCAGGGTCAGCTCCAGGGTCAGCTCCAGACCAGCCCAGCCCTCTCAGCCAGTCTGCCCCCAGTTCCTTTTCGCAGATACAGACAGACCACCTGTATCAG GCCTGCACTCCCCTCCAGGTGACGGTGTCCTGTCACAACCCCGCCCCCTGTTGTTggacccctccccctctcaccgTCTCTAACCAGCACAGTCACCACAACTCCCAG GTGGTGAGGGGTCGCTGCAGGTCTGTGAGTATAGGAGAACAGTGGCTACAACAGAACAGCGCCACCAACAGGCTAACGACCACGAGAGCAGCCTCCCCGTCACGCTCTCACTGCTCCTTCAG GAAGGGACGAGGGGAGGCCAAAACGTTTCTTGTGTATCATCCCTTTAGGAAGGGACGAGGGGAGGCTAAAACGTTTATTATGTATCATCCCTGTAGGAAGGGACGAGGGAGGCCAAAACGTTTATTATGTATCATCCCTGTAGGAAGGGACGAGGGGAGGCCAAAACGTTTATTATGTATCATCCCTGTAGGAAGGGACGAGGGAGGCCAAAACGTTTATTATGTATCATCCCTGTAG